The Streptomyces sp. 135 sequence ACCGGCCTGATCACGGCGTTGACCTATTCGCTCCGGCACCCGCCGACGCCCGGTGTCGCTGTGGACATCACCGTACCGAGTGCGGTAACCCCGTCCACCACGCCGCCGCCGCCGCGTTCCTCCCCCCGCCCCCTCCCGAGCTCGGCCCCACCTGCCACTGCCACCCTCGTGGTTACCCCTCCTGCGTCCTCGCCCACGGCCTCCATTCCGCCTCCGCCTCCTGCCGCACCCTCCGATCGCCCCTCTGCCTCCTCCTGCGTCAGCCTCTCCGCGACAGCACCTCCACCACATGAACCCACGCAGTCACACTCATTCTCAGATCTGATTTCCCCTACGGCCGAAGCGGGCTCTCCTAGCACGCGGCCCAGCAGCGCAACTCCCGTCCCCGTTGCGACCTTGCCGCCCCCGTGTCCCACCGGGACGGCGACCTCCTCCTCGCCACAGCGACCAACGCCATCGAGTACGGCCGATCCGCTGCTCAACCGATGTGACAGCGATGCCGGCTCCCTCACCCGAACAGTGCGCCCACATGTTTCTCCGACGTCTCCACCCTGCGACTCACCACATGCCTCCCCCTACACGAATCGGCATCCCCGCCCATGAGGACGTCATGAGCAAGCCTCAAGCCCGTATCACTCCTGGACGACTGCGCTTCGGCATCGCGGGACGCATTATGCGCCACCTGCCCTCGTATCCCCGGCGCCATCTGCTGGGCCTCGCACCCCGTCACTTCGGAGCCCGGGTGTCATTCGGGGACCTGCTGCGGTTCGTGGAGGCCGGTGGTCCCGCCACGTCCTTCGTGCTGGACACCTCAGACACCGCAGGGGTGTTACGCAGATTCCCGGCGCTGGCCGACGTCACCGTCCGCAAGGTGTGCCTCGGACCAGAGCAACCACCCGCCCGCCTGTACACCCGTCCAGGTGTCCCGCCCCGCGGCGCACTGGTATGGACGCACGGCGGAGCGTTCGTCAGCGGCACATTGGACGCCAATGAGGCCAACTGGGTGGCTCGGACCCTGGCCGCCCGTGGCCACCCGGTACTCACCGTGGGGTACCGCAAGGCCATCGGCGGGGTGCGCTACCCCCTTCCCGGCAACGACGTGATGGTCGGCTGGCGATGGGCCGTTGCGAACGCCCACGACGTCTTCGGTGTGCCGTCCTGGCGCCTTCACCTGGGTGGCGCGAGCGTTGGTGGCACTCTCGTCGCCTCCGTCGTGCGCCGCCTTCTGGACGACGGCCTGCCTCACCCCGCCTCGGTACTCCTCGCCTACCCTCTACTGCACAGCAGGCTTTTCCCCTGGGACCCTGCCGAACTTGCCGTCGTACGGCGCACCGCGGGCGACCTCTATCTCTCCCCCGACGTCATCGCCGACGCCTGCCTCCACTACGCCGGCCCCGACCACCTGACAGAGCCCCAGGCCTTTCCCGGTGAGGC is a genomic window containing:
- a CDS encoding alpha/beta hydrolase — its product is MSKPQARITPGRLRFGIAGRIMRHLPSYPRRHLLGLAPRHFGARVSFGDLLRFVEAGGPATSFVLDTSDTAGVLRRFPALADVTVRKVCLGPEQPPARLYTRPGVPPRGALVWTHGGAFVSGTLDANEANWVARTLAARGHPVLTVGYRKAIGGVRYPLPGNDVMVGWRWAVANAHDVFGVPSWRLHLGGASVGGTLVASVVRRLLDDGLPHPASVLLAYPLLHSRLFPWDPAELAVVRRTAGDLYLSPDVIADACLHYAGPDHLTEPQAFPGEAPVHKNHPPTLVLTCEHDSLRTSGELFVTRLRAAGVTTAHYRIPDARHACLARPATPQAEQAVQQLDSWLDRV